TCATTGTAAAATTTATGTAAGTTTCCAGCGAGCATACGTAGGTACTCTGTCATTTTTTGCACTTGGCGCGATTCAAAAGCATCCTCAAGCACTTCAGGTAAAAGCAACGCCTGAAACAAAAGGGTCTTGCCCTCTTCGCTTAGGTTATCAAGCTTTACATGTAAGACTTCTTCAGGTGTTTTACCACTTTTTTCAAACACTTGATTCACGCGCGCATGGGCATAATTGATATAAAAAATAGGGTTAGAGCTATCATGTTGTTTGAGTGAATCCACATCAAACTCCAAATGGGTATCACACTTTTTACTCAAAAAGATAAACCGCAACGCATCTGCGCCAATCTCTTCAACCACTTCGCTCATCAGGATAAAATTACCCGCACGCTTGCTCATTTTGTAAGGTTCACCGCCCTTTAGCAAAGAGACCATTTGTGCCAAAAGCACCTCAAGCTTCTCTTCATCATATCCCAAAAAATGGATGGCTGCTTTTACCCTCGCAATGTAACCGTGGTGATCTGCACCCCAGATATTAATGTAGCGGTCGTATTTGCGTGCAAATTTATCATCGTGGTAGATAATATCGCCAGCAAGGTAGGTTGGTCTGCCATCTTCCCGTACGACTACACGGTCTTTTTCATCCCCTTTTTCAGAGGAACGTATCCATGTTTTTCCACCCTCTTCAAAGGTTGTTTTGTTGTCTTTTAGCTTTTGAAAGCTCGCATCCCAGCGCGCATACAACGTTTTTTCGCTGACAAATTGGTCAAAAGAAATTCCTGCATCACTTAGGTTTTGACGAATGAGTTCAAGCATCTTGTCT
The DNA window shown above is from Sulfurospirillum tamanense and carries:
- the argS gene encoding arginine--tRNA ligase: MKQIVAQKIAQILEHEFVLEKPKDSSFGHYATPVFALSKTLRKPPQVIAKECAERFLDEPMFASVTAVGGYVNFKLSDAFLDKYASQAIAHEDTFAKGNASETILLEFVSANPTGPLHIGHARGAVYGDALCRMGRHLGKKITSEYYINDAGNQVELLGLSLYLAGAQHVLGETVAWPEEFYRGEYITDLAFVAEKELGREVFSTKENIARLSVWGKDKMLELIRQNLSDAGISFDQFVSEKTLYARWDASFQKLKDNKTTFEEGGKTWIRSSEKGDEKDRVVVREDGRPTYLAGDIIYHDDKFARKYDRYINIWGADHHGYIARVKAAIHFLGYDEEKLEVLLAQMVSLLKGGEPYKMSKRAGNFILMSEVVEEIGADALRFIFLSKKCDTHLEFDVDSLKQHDSSNPIFYINYAHARVNQVFEKSGKTPEEVLHVKLDNLSEEGKTLLFQALLLPEVLEDAFESRQVQKMTEYLRMLAGNLHKFYNENRVVGSEEEVKLLKLFAVVAVSIRVGLGLLGIEAKNKM